A portion of the Kwoniella newhampshirensis strain CBS 13917 chromosome 1, whole genome shotgun sequence genome contains these proteins:
- a CDS encoding S-(hydroxymethyl)glutathione dehydrogenase: MSTEGQTITCKAAIAWEAGKPLSIETVEVAPPQDGEVRIKILYTGICHTDAYTLSGNDPEGAFPVILGHEGGGIVESVGEGVDNVKVGDHVIPLYTAECRECKFCKSGKTNLCGRVRTTQGKGVMPDGTSRFKCKGKDILHFMGCSTFSQYTVVSKFSVVTINPKAPLEKACLLGCGITTGYGAATKTPGIEDSNVAVFGVGCVGLSILQGAKAKGCKRIFAIDTNSKKEEWATKFGATDFVNPKELPEGKSIVDYLVEETDGGLDFTFDATGNVGVMRSALEACHKGWGVCNVIGVAPAGAEISTRPFQLVTGRTWKGSAFGGVKGRTEIPGIVEDYLNGTLWVDEFVSHHQTLDDINKGFDDMHAGDCIRCVVNMGFDDAP; the protein is encoded by the exons ATGTCCACAGAAGGCCAG ACTATCACTTGTAAAGCTGCTATCGCTTGGGAGGCAG GCAAGCCTCTCAGCATCGAGACTGTAGAAGTCGCTCCTCCCCAAGATGGCGAAGTGCGGATCAAGATTCTCTA CACCGGTATCTGTCACAC CGACGCATACACTCTTTCCGGAAACGATCCCGAAGGTGCTTTCCCTGTAATCCTCGGACACGAAGGTGGCGGTATCGTGGAATCGGTCGGTGAAGGCGTCGACAATGTTAAGGTCGGAGACCATGTGATCCCTCTCTACACTGCAG AGTGTAGGGAATGCAAGTTCTGCAAGTCTGGAAAGACCAACCTTtgcggtcgag TCCGAACCACTCAAGGCAAGGGTGTCATGCCTGACGGCACCAGTCGATTCAAGTGCAAGGGGAAGgacatcctccacttt ATGGGTTgctccaccttctctcaATACACCGTTGTCTCCAAGTTCTCCGTTGTCACCATCAACCCCAAAGCTCCCCTCGAAAAGGCCTGTCTTCTCGGATGTGGAATCACGACCGGTTACGGTGCTGCCACCAAGACTCCCGGAATCGAAGATTCCAACGTTGCCGTTTTCGGTGTTGGTTGCGTGGGTCTTTCTATTTTGCAAGGAGCCAAAGCGAAGGGATGTAAGAGGATCTTCGCGATCGACACCAactcgaagaaggaagaatgggCTACCAAATTCGGTGCTA CCGACTTTGTCAACCCCAAGGAACTCCCAGAAGGCAAGAGCATCGTCGACTACCTGGTTGAGGAGACCGACGGTGGTCTCGACTTTACTTTCGATGCTACCGGCAAC GTCGGTGTGATGCGGTCGGCTCTTGAAGCCTGCCACAAGGGTTGGGGTGTCTGCAACGTCATTGGTGTCGCTCCCGCTGGTGCTGAAATCTCTACTCGACC GTTCCAACTT GTTACCGGTCGAACATGGAAGGGCTCTGCTTTTGGAGGTGTCAAGGGCCGAACCGAGATTCCTGGCATCGTTGAGG ACTATCTCAACGGCACACTCTGGGTCGACGAGTTTGTCTCTCACCACCAGACTTTGGATGATATCAACAAGGGCTTCGACGACATGCAC GCCGGTGACTGTATCCGATGCGTTGTCAACATGGGATTTGACGATGCGCCCTAG